In Solanum pennellii chromosome 3, SPENNV200, a single window of DNA contains:
- the LOC107014287 gene encoding uncharacterized protein LOC107014287 — protein sequence MRKFTKERNLVKPAKTRFATAFLTLRAMYIQRKNLKTLVLSTEWNSSKFAKETSGKEVANLLISIHFWNDVVRALTVCSPLTKVLRLVDGEKKPPMGYIYEAMDRAKEAIAHGFRGVQKHYEKVFQIIDARWSEQLHRPLHAAGHVLNPGLYYKAEEEGTLLQSLWTEYYACVEKLVRDTTIQDALIAELPKYKMADGLFGCGPAKRARDTRSPVEWWSLFGSETPNLQKFAMKVLSLTCSSSGCERNWSVFEHIHSKKRNRLTLSRLNDLVYIKYNRTLKRRYDARDLIDPIRLDNIDDSNEWLVGCPEDQDDELVYEDDDLTWGSVATAIGADESIYHLRGLSSRSTVPDKGKGVESTSTSSSSSRTRTLIDEEYEEEDEEQYNDVEDFDLQELDNFEEE from the exons ATGAGAAAATTCACCAAAGAAAGAAATTTGGTGAAACCGGCCAAGACAAGATTTGCAACGGCATTCTTAACTTTGAGAGCTATgtacattcaaagaaaaaacttgaaaactttagtcCTCTCAACCGAATGGAATTCAAGTAAATTTGCAAAGGAAACTTCGGGGAAAGAAGTTGCCAATCTTCTTATTTCTATCCACTTTTGGAATGATGTTGTTCGGGCACTTACAGTTTGTAGCCCTTTGACAAAAGTGCTTCGTTTGGTGGATGGGGAGAAAAAACCACCAATGGGTTATATTTATGAGGCAATGGATAGAGCCAAAGAAGCTATTGCACATGGTTTTCGTGGAGTTCAGAAGCATTATGAGAAAGTGTTTCAAATTATTGATGCAAGGTGGTCAGAACAACTCCATCGGCCTTTGCATGCTGCAGGCCATGTTTTGAACCCAGGATTATATTATAAAGCTGAAGAAGAGGGAACTTTATTACAGAGTTTGTGGACCGAGTATTATGCATGTGTTGAGAAGTTGGTCCGTGATACAACAATACAAGATGCACTAATCGCTGAGCTTCCTAAGTACAAAATGGCGGATGGACTATTTGGTTGTGGTCCGGCTAAAAGAGCTAGAGACACAAGGTCACCGG ttgaATGGTGGTCACTATTTGGTAGTGAAACACCAAACTTGCAAAAGTTTGCCATGAAAGTGTTAAGCCTAACTTGTAGCTCATCTGGATGTGAGCGAAATTGGAGTGTGTTTGAACAC ATTCATTCCAAAAAGAGGAATAGGCTTACACTATCGCGTCTCAATGATCTAGTGTACATTAAGTACAATAGAACATTGAAACGTCGTTATGATGCTCGTGATCTTATTGATCCAATTCGCTTGGATAACATAGATGATTCAAATGAATGGTTAGTTGGATGCCCCGAAGATCAAGATGATGAACTAGTATATGAGGATGATGATCTTACTTGGGGTAGTGTTGCTACGGCAATTGGAGCGGACGAGAGTATCTATCATCTTAGGGGACTTTCTTCAAGATCAACAGTACCTGACAAGGGCAAAGGAGTAGAAAGTACATCTACAAGTTCATCTTCAAGTAGGACTCGGacactaattgatgaagaatacgaggaagaagatgaagagcaATATAATGATGTAGAGGATTTTGATCTTCAAGAGTTGgataattttgaagaagaatag